A part of Sinorhizobium chiapasense genomic DNA contains:
- a CDS encoding LysR family transcriptional regulator, translated as MDINQVRYFLNLAETLNFTEAARRSGVSQPSLTRAIQRLEEELGSPLIYRDGKDSRLTALGRDVQAEFMRIELALRNVREQSESTVLGRRRILDIAVAPTIGPAPFAAFFDDALQQLPSVKINMHQLLTGEGANEVLSGKYHACILPRAPRPNPKLNVVPLFRERFLLACAENHPLAAENVVSTEALAAYPYVDRLACEFHTEITEHLMDHDAVMQPRFSTEREDWVQQMVAEGRAICIMPERSVVVGGIATRAVEGISLERELVFVTVSGSGTPREIRKIAELAARHDWA; from the coding sequence ATGGACATCAATCAGGTCAGGTACTTCCTCAATCTGGCTGAAACATTGAACTTCACCGAAGCCGCGCGTCGAAGCGGCGTCTCGCAGCCGAGCCTTACGCGCGCTATCCAGCGTCTCGAGGAAGAACTGGGCAGTCCGCTGATCTATCGTGATGGCAAGGACAGTCGCCTCACCGCGCTCGGCCGCGACGTCCAGGCCGAGTTCATGCGGATCGAACTCGCGCTCAGGAACGTGCGCGAGCAGTCCGAGAGTACCGTACTTGGCCGGCGCCGCATTCTCGATATCGCCGTTGCGCCGACCATCGGCCCTGCCCCGTTTGCCGCATTCTTCGATGACGCGCTCCAACAGCTTCCGTCCGTGAAGATCAACATGCATCAGCTGTTGACCGGCGAAGGTGCGAACGAGGTGCTTTCGGGCAAGTATCATGCCTGCATCCTGCCGCGGGCGCCCCGCCCCAATCCCAAGCTCAACGTCGTGCCGCTGTTTCGCGAGCGATTTCTCCTCGCCTGCGCGGAGAACCATCCGCTGGCAGCCGAAAACGTCGTCAGCACCGAGGCGCTCGCCGCCTACCCCTATGTCGACCGCCTCGCCTGCGAGTTCCACACCGAGATCACCGAGCACCTGATGGACCATGATGCCGTCATGCAGCCGCGCTTCAGCACCGAGCGCGAGGACTGGGTTCAGCAGATGGTGGCCGAGGGCCGCGCGATCTGCATCATGCCCGAGCGCTCCGTCGTCGTTGGGGGCATAGCGACCCGCGCAGTCGAAGGGATATCGCTGGAGCGCGAACTGGTGTTCGTAACGGTCTCCGGCTCCGGCACGCCGCGCGAGATCCGCAAGATCGCCGAGTTGGCGGCCCGGCACGACTGGGCGTGA
- a CDS encoding ABC transporter ATP-binding protein/permease, with product MEQQQIPLRVTAARFVRTIRIFANSDVGWRAKLLFGGLIALLCGLNALNVVNNYVGRNFMTAIAERQMAEFIRQAIFYIAVFAALTVVGVFARFAEERLALLWREFLTRRIVNLYLEDETYYRLDVSGKLTHPDQRIAEDVRAFTVTTLSFVIMLFSSTLTMVTFSGVLWSISPLLFGVAVLYAACGSYMTIALGRPLITLNYDRLDKEATFRSGLIHIRENAEPIMLTRGEGRQRVRLLNRLDELIANIREITAVNRNLGFFTGGYNWMIQLVPDLIIAPAFIRGDIEFGVVTQSGAAFAMLVGAFSLIVRQFNSISNFAAVVSRLSSLHEEVARSHATESGIEVSERDGPLTCEGLTLAPSTDADPPLLKELSVSIPSGTRVLVTGSSQAPGAALFRAMAHIPTPGKGRIVRPAGTLFLPQRPYLPSGALRQVLVGPEKESEVPDQLMLSVLHELGLERIVSQAGGLDAEHDWEKELSLRDQQLLALANILLSAPSFVVLDRAEMTLGPELLEKIMRLLSKRSIACVHIGAAEGGREVYQAVLEYGDDGRWTWSAKT from the coding sequence ATGGAACAGCAGCAAATTCCGCTCAGGGTAACCGCAGCTCGTTTTGTCCGCACCATAAGGATTTTTGCGAATTCCGATGTCGGATGGAGAGCAAAACTCCTGTTTGGCGGACTGATAGCGCTACTTTGCGGACTGAATGCCCTTAACGTAGTAAACAACTACGTCGGCCGAAATTTCATGACCGCGATTGCCGAGCGGCAGATGGCCGAATTCATCCGGCAGGCGATTTTTTACATCGCTGTTTTCGCAGCTCTCACGGTCGTCGGCGTCTTCGCCCGATTTGCCGAAGAACGACTGGCGCTGCTTTGGCGCGAATTCCTTACCCGGCGCATCGTTAATCTTTATCTGGAGGACGAAACTTACTATCGGCTGGACGTTTCCGGAAAGCTTACGCATCCGGACCAGCGAATAGCCGAGGACGTCCGCGCGTTCACGGTAACCACGCTCTCCTTCGTCATTATGCTGTTCAGCAGCACCCTTACGATGGTGACCTTTTCCGGTGTGCTGTGGTCAATCAGCCCGTTGCTGTTCGGCGTGGCTGTCCTTTATGCGGCGTGCGGCTCCTACATGACGATTGCCCTGGGGCGACCGCTGATCACCCTGAACTACGACCGGCTCGACAAGGAGGCCACCTTCCGGTCAGGCCTCATCCACATTCGAGAAAACGCCGAGCCGATCATGCTGACGCGCGGCGAAGGGCGACAGAGAGTACGATTGCTTAATAGGCTCGACGAGTTGATCGCCAACATACGCGAGATTACTGCCGTCAATCGCAACCTAGGTTTCTTCACCGGCGGCTACAACTGGATGATCCAGCTCGTACCGGACTTGATCATAGCGCCCGCTTTCATAAGAGGAGACATCGAGTTCGGTGTCGTCACCCAGTCCGGCGCAGCCTTTGCAATGCTTGTGGGCGCGTTCTCGCTGATTGTCAGGCAGTTCAATTCGATCTCGAATTTCGCTGCTGTGGTCTCGCGGTTGAGCTCCCTGCACGAGGAGGTCGCAAGATCGCACGCGACGGAGTCGGGCATCGAAGTTAGCGAGCGTGACGGTCCCTTGACCTGCGAGGGCCTCACCCTGGCCCCGTCAACGGACGCAGACCCGCCTCTTCTGAAGGAACTGTCGGTATCGATCCCGTCCGGCACCCGGGTATTGGTCACCGGATCCAGCCAGGCGCCAGGGGCGGCGTTGTTCCGGGCGATGGCCCACATTCCGACGCCGGGTAAGGGCCGCATCGTCCGCCCTGCTGGCACACTGTTTCTTCCACAGCGGCCCTACCTCCCGTCAGGCGCCCTTCGCCAAGTGTTGGTCGGCCCGGAAAAAGAAAGCGAAGTTCCGGATCAACTCATGCTCAGCGTCTTGCATGAACTCGGCCTCGAACGGATTGTGAGCCAGGCCGGCGGGCTCGATGCGGAACATGACTGGGAAAAGGAACTGTCCCTGAGAGATCAGCAGCTCCTGGCCCTGGCGAACATTCTTCTCTCGGCTCCGTCTTTCGTCGTGCTGGATCGGGCCGAGATGACATTGGGACCCGAACTGCTCGAGAAGATAATGCGCCTGCTCTCCAAGCGCTCGATCGCCTGCGTTCACATCGGGGCGGCTGAAGGCGGACGTGAAGTCTATCAAGCCGTCCTCGAATACGGAGACGATGGTCGGTGGACATGGTCGGCGAAAACATGA
- a CDS encoding SMc04171 family calcium-binding repeat protein: MAKIAGSYSNDVLHGTDETDYIWGLPGWDDIDAGDGDDFVDGGDGWDVLTSSAGYDRLDGGAGDDQIFLVGTGGAVTGGVGYDGLIIDLSMTSDRLEFNGQSGHGIIGYRSASERHIFFHDTEWLRLTAGSGNDRIKGTAGGDRIHTGAGDDVVEAGAGHDIITNRGGHDRLEGGEGNDRFVLVKTGSTVFGGSGDDTLAIDLSATSDEVVFNGENGHGILGHQTPDERHIFVQHSDIERIELTTGSGNDRIQGSVLRDIIQTQAGNDFVDAGAGDDAIVDGRGANRLFGGAGNDSITTTLYSAEVDGGLGVDWLHIEERVRSSDATIDFAAGRASTGTVFRSIEQVSIALGSGNDTVIGGNLDYLVVYAGAGDDRVEGSTGRDLLYGEAGNDRIDGGEGNDTISTGVGNDVAFGGAGNDSLANDGGSDILDGGAGDDWIRAATPGAGSLGDGSVMLGGGGNDSFIAYFKGEVDGGEGRDLLQLNLGASPEAIDFDAMRGATQTGLTFANVEDFSVSTGIRNDVLRGGDGDDAFHALGGNDLLEGRSGNDELRGYSDNDRLFGGDGEDFLDGGTQDDLLSGGNGADRLVGGSGADTFLWSTESPDQLGIDGIHDFETRSGDVIAFSDTAQENSGIRNYADFLAASTDTASGVYVAFNGSDIHGLLIEDVSLAALTADDVLFGIV; encoded by the coding sequence ATGGCCAAGATCGCAGGCTCGTATTCCAATGACGTGTTGCATGGCACCGACGAAACCGACTACATCTGGGGTCTTCCCGGTTGGGACGACATCGACGCAGGCGACGGCGACGACTTTGTCGACGGTGGTGACGGGTGGGATGTCCTTACGAGCTCTGCGGGCTACGACCGCCTCGATGGCGGAGCCGGCGACGACCAGATTTTTCTTGTCGGCACGGGTGGCGCCGTGACCGGCGGCGTCGGCTATGACGGGCTGATCATCGATCTCTCCATGACGTCCGATCGGCTGGAGTTCAACGGGCAGAGCGGTCACGGCATCATCGGATACCGCAGCGCGAGCGAACGGCACATCTTCTTCCACGATACAGAGTGGCTGAGGCTGACGGCGGGGAGCGGCAACGACCGCATCAAGGGAACGGCGGGCGGCGACAGGATCCACACCGGAGCCGGCGACGATGTCGTCGAAGCGGGAGCAGGGCACGACATCATCACCAATAGGGGCGGCCATGATCGCCTCGAGGGCGGCGAGGGAAACGACCGTTTCGTCCTCGTCAAAACGGGCAGCACCGTCTTCGGTGGCAGCGGCGACGATACGCTGGCGATCGATCTGTCGGCGACTTCGGACGAGGTGGTGTTCAACGGAGAGAACGGTCACGGCATCCTCGGACACCAGACGCCCGACGAGCGGCACATTTTCGTGCAGCACAGCGACATCGAGCGCATCGAACTGACGACGGGAAGCGGAAACGATCGTATCCAGGGGAGCGTCCTTAGAGACATCATCCAGACGCAAGCCGGAAACGACTTCGTCGATGCAGGGGCGGGCGACGATGCGATCGTCGACGGGCGCGGCGCCAACCGCCTTTTCGGCGGTGCCGGCAACGACAGCATCACGACGACGCTCTATTCCGCCGAGGTCGACGGCGGGCTTGGCGTAGACTGGTTGCATATCGAGGAAAGAGTGCGTTCGAGCGACGCCACGATCGATTTCGCCGCTGGCCGCGCATCGACAGGCACGGTGTTCCGCAGCATCGAGCAGGTGAGCATAGCGCTCGGCAGCGGCAACGACACAGTGATCGGCGGCAATCTCGACTATCTGGTGGTATATGCCGGTGCCGGCGACGACCGCGTCGAAGGCAGTACCGGCCGTGACTTGCTCTATGGTGAAGCCGGCAACGATCGCATCGACGGCGGCGAAGGAAACGACACGATATCGACCGGAGTCGGCAACGATGTGGCCTTTGGCGGCGCCGGCAACGACTCGCTCGCCAATGACGGCGGCAGCGACATCCTCGATGGTGGCGCCGGCGACGATTGGATCCGGGCCGCCACGCCCGGTGCCGGCAGTCTGGGCGATGGATCGGTCATGCTCGGGGGCGGCGGCAATGACTCGTTCATCGCTTATTTCAAGGGAGAGGTCGATGGCGGCGAAGGACGCGACTTGCTCCAATTGAACCTGGGCGCTTCTCCGGAAGCGATCGATTTCGACGCGATGCGCGGGGCCACTCAGACCGGATTGACTTTTGCCAATGTAGAGGACTTCAGCGTCTCGACCGGGATCAGGAACGATGTGTTGCGGGGTGGAGACGGCGACGACGCCTTCCATGCGCTCGGCGGCAACGATCTTCTCGAAGGTCGAAGCGGGAACGACGAGCTGCGGGGCTATTCGGACAACGATCGGCTGTTCGGCGGCGACGGCGAGGATTTCCTCGATGGCGGCACCCAGGATGATTTGTTGAGCGGCGGAAACGGGGCCGACAGATTGGTCGGCGGCAGCGGCGCGGACACGTTTCTCTGGTCGACCGAAAGCCCGGATCAACTGGGCATCGACGGCATCCACGACTTCGAAACCCGAAGCGGCGACGTGATCGCGTTCTCTGACACCGCCCAGGAAAATAGCGGCATCCGCAACTACGCCGATTTTCTCGCTGCCTCGACCGACACGGCCTCCGGCGTTTACGTCGCCTTCAATGGCTCCGACATCCACGGGCTCCTGATCGAAGACGTTTCCCTTGCGGCCCTCACGGCCGACGACGTGCTATTCGGCATCGTCTGA
- the msrA gene encoding peptide-methionine (S)-S-oxide reductase MsrA: protein MTKRAVLAGGCFWGMQDLIRKLPGVIDTRVGYTGGDVPNATYRNHGTHAEGIEIVFDPEKISYRRILEFFFQIHDPTTKNRQGNDIGMSYRSAIYYTDDEQKRIAEDTIADVEASGIWPGKVVTEVEPVGDFWEAEPEHQDYLEHYPNGYTCHFPRPNWVLPRRSAAE, encoded by the coding sequence ATGACCAAGAGAGCTGTTTTGGCCGGTGGCTGCTTCTGGGGGATGCAGGACTTGATCCGCAAGCTCCCCGGCGTCATCGATACCCGCGTGGGCTACACCGGCGGCGACGTGCCGAATGCGACCTACCGCAATCACGGTACCCACGCCGAAGGCATCGAGATCGTCTTCGACCCCGAGAAGATCAGCTACCGGCGGATTCTGGAGTTCTTCTTCCAGATCCACGATCCGACCACGAAAAACCGGCAGGGCAACGACATCGGCATGTCCTACCGCTCGGCGATCTATTACACCGACGACGAACAGAAGCGCATAGCCGAGGACACCATTGCCGACGTCGAGGCTTCCGGCATCTGGCCGGGCAAGGTCGTGACCGAAGTCGAGCCGGTCGGAGACTTCTGGGAGGCCGAGCCGGAGCACCAGGATTACCTGGAGCACTACCCCAACGGCTACACCTGCCACTTCCCCCGCCCCAACTGGGTGCTGCCCCGGCGGTCGGCGGCCGAATAA
- a CDS encoding winged helix-turn-helix domain-containing tetratricopeptide repeat protein — protein MPFVFGDYVLDPERRELTLRAEVVAVGPQVFDLLLHLVRNRDRVVSKDDLLAAVWGGRIVSESTITSHINAVRKAIGDSGEEQRLIRTVARKGFRFVGEISVDEIGEPRQPDGSGVIEHGSSEQREPPPPALVLPDKPSITVLPFLNLSGDPEQDYFADGVVEDIIAALSRMRWLFVIARNSSFTYKGRAVDVKAVGRELGVRYVLEGSVRKAGNKVRITGQLIDATTGTNLWAERFEGMLDDIFELQDQIAESVVGAIAPQLERAEIERAQRKPTESLDAYDYYLRGTAKVHSGTREAIEAALPLFYRATELDPEFASAYGMAAWCHFWRKINGWMTDRPREIAEGARLARLAMELGRDNPVALTRGGHALAHLTGDLDGGIALIDRARFLNPNLAPAWFLGGTLRALRGETDAAIEHLAHAVRLSPLDPEMFRMQVGMALAHFFAGRFDAASSWAEKALGNLPSLLPAAVVVAASHALAGRPEEARQAMRRLRALDPSLSVSSIRDWMPIHRPEDLARLADGLRLAGLPE, from the coding sequence GTGCCGTTCGTGTTTGGGGACTACGTGCTCGATCCGGAGCGCCGGGAGCTGACGCTGCGGGCGGAAGTCGTCGCCGTCGGGCCGCAGGTCTTCGACCTGCTGCTGCATCTCGTCAGGAACCGCGACCGCGTCGTCAGCAAGGACGACCTGCTCGCCGCGGTGTGGGGCGGCCGGATCGTCTCGGAATCGACGATCACCAGCCACATCAACGCGGTTCGCAAGGCGATCGGCGACAGCGGCGAGGAGCAGCGCCTCATCCGCACCGTCGCCCGCAAGGGCTTCCGCTTCGTCGGCGAGATCAGCGTTGACGAAATCGGGGAACCCCGGCAGCCCGATGGGTCGGGCGTGATCGAGCACGGCTCCAGCGAACAGAGGGAACCGCCGCCGCCCGCACTTGTCCTACCGGACAAGCCCTCCATCACCGTCCTGCCGTTCCTCAATCTCAGCGGCGATCCGGAGCAGGACTATTTCGCCGACGGGGTGGTGGAGGACATCATCGCGGCCCTTTCGCGCATGCGCTGGCTGTTCGTCATCGCGCGCAATTCGAGCTTCACCTACAAAGGGCGGGCGGTAGACGTGAAGGCAGTCGGCCGGGAGCTTGGCGTGCGCTACGTGCTGGAGGGCAGCGTGCGCAAGGCCGGCAACAAGGTGCGCATCACCGGCCAGCTCATCGACGCGACGACCGGCACAAATCTCTGGGCGGAGCGCTTCGAAGGCATGCTCGACGACATTTTCGAGCTGCAGGACCAGATCGCCGAAAGCGTCGTCGGCGCGATCGCGCCGCAGCTCGAGCGGGCGGAGATCGAGCGCGCCCAGCGCAAGCCGACGGAAAGCCTCGACGCCTACGACTATTACCTGCGCGGCACGGCGAAGGTGCACAGCGGCACCCGCGAAGCGATCGAGGCGGCGCTGCCCTTGTTCTACAGGGCGACCGAGCTCGACCCGGAATTTGCCTCCGCCTATGGCATGGCGGCCTGGTGCCATTTCTGGCGCAAGATCAATGGCTGGATGACGGACCGTCCGCGTGAGATCGCCGAGGGTGCGCGGCTGGCGCGGCTTGCGATGGAGCTCGGCCGCGACAATCCGGTGGCGCTGACGAGAGGCGGGCATGCGCTCGCCCATCTCACCGGTGACCTCGACGGCGGCATCGCGCTCATCGACAGGGCAAGGTTTCTCAATCCGAACCTCGCGCCTGCCTGGTTCCTCGGCGGAACGCTGCGGGCTCTGCGCGGTGAAACCGACGCCGCGATCGAGCACCTGGCGCATGCCGTACGGCTCAGTCCGCTGGATCCGGAAATGTTCCGGATGCAGGTTGGGATGGCGCTGGCGCATTTCTTCGCCGGGCGCTTCGATGCCGCGTCAAGCTGGGCGGAGAAGGCGCTGGGGAATCTGCCGAGTCTGCTCCCCGCGGCCGTCGTGGTGGCGGCAAGCCACGCGCTTGCCGGGCGCCCCGAGGAGGCGCGGCAGGCAATGCGGCGGCTGCGCGCGCTCGACCCATCGCTCAGCGTCTCCAGCATCCGCGACTGGATGCCGATCCATCGCCCGGAGGATCTTGCGCGGCTCGCCGATGGGCTGCGGCTGGCCGGGCTGCCGGAGTGA
- the msrB gene encoding peptide-methionine (R)-S-oxide reductase MsrB, whose translation MTYKKTDEAVSKLTPEQFRVTQQNGTERPFTGEYNDNKRPGIYVDIVSGEPLFASADKFDSGCGWPSFTKPIVPANINELRDRSHGMIRTEVRSIHGDSHLGHVFPDGPEDRGGLRYCINSASLRFIPREEMEAEGYGEFINQVEDI comes from the coding sequence ATGACCTATAAGAAGACCGACGAAGCGGTCAGCAAACTGACCCCCGAGCAGTTTCGGGTGACCCAGCAGAACGGCACCGAGCGCCCCTTCACGGGCGAGTATAATGACAACAAGAGGCCGGGAATCTATGTCGACATCGTTTCCGGCGAACCGCTGTTCGCCTCGGCCGACAAGTTCGATTCCGGCTGTGGCTGGCCGAGCTTCACCAAGCCGATCGTACCGGCGAATATCAACGAACTGCGGGACCGCTCCCATGGTATGATCCGCACCGAGGTGCGCTCGATACATGGCGACAGTCACCTCGGCCATGTGTTTCCCGACGGCCCCGAAGATCGCGGCGGCCTGCGTTACTGCATCAATTCCGCCTCACTGCGCTTCATTCCGCGCGAGGAGATGGAGGCGGAGGGCTACGGCGAGTTCATCAACCAGGTAGAGGATATCTGA
- a CDS encoding class I SAM-dependent methyltransferase, whose product MFTQLTFKALEHRGWSERARIYDHYSGRFCRFGIAALIDAARISRGQSTLDVCCGTGEASLAAAARGAIVTGIDFCEEMIAEAKAKGGNVNFQVGDAEALIFEDAAFHRVINNFGTLHLADPDKAIAEAARVLKPGGRYAYTVWRGPDVSPLFSILPEVVSAHGTLDVDLPPAPPLFRFAEREEAMRVLSVAGFTDITFGGIPATLDFPLAELSDFFHHAFVRSTMVLERQEPAARLRIEEALGERFQPFTENGIVHLPLPALVVSATRA is encoded by the coding sequence ATGTTCACGCAACTGACCTTCAAGGCGCTCGAACACCGCGGCTGGAGCGAGCGCGCCCGGATCTATGATCACTATTCGGGCCGGTTCTGCCGCTTCGGCATAGCGGCGCTCATCGATGCGGCTCGGATCAGCCGCGGCCAGTCGACGCTCGATGTCTGTTGCGGCACCGGAGAGGCAAGCCTGGCGGCCGCCGCGCGCGGCGCGATCGTCACCGGCATCGACTTTTGCGAGGAAATGATCGCGGAGGCGAAAGCCAAGGGCGGCAACGTCAATTTCCAGGTCGGCGATGCCGAGGCGCTCATCTTCGAGGACGCCGCCTTCCATCGCGTCATCAACAATTTCGGAACCCTGCATCTCGCCGATCCCGACAAGGCGATCGCCGAGGCCGCGCGGGTGCTGAAGCCCGGCGGCCGCTACGCCTACACCGTCTGGCGCGGCCCGGATGTCTCGCCGCTGTTCAGCATCCTTCCGGAGGTCGTCAGCGCCCACGGCACGCTCGATGTCGACCTGCCGCCGGCGCCGCCCTTGTTCCGTTTCGCCGAGCGGGAGGAAGCGATGCGGGTGCTTTCGGTGGCGGGCTTCACCGACATCACCTTCGGCGGCATACCCGCCACCCTCGACTTCCCGCTCGCCGAGCTTTCCGACTTCTTCCACCATGCCTTCGTCCGCTCGACGATGGTGCTGGAAAGGCAGGAGCCGGCGGCACGCTTACGGATAGAAGAGGCGCTCGGAGAACGCTTTCAGCCCTTTACCGAGAACGGCATCGTCCACCTGCCGCTCCCTGCCCTCGTCGTCAGCGCGACGCGCGCCTGA
- a CDS encoding SDR family oxidoreductase, translating to MKIVVIGGTGLIGSKLVKTLKERGHEALAASPNTGVNTITREGLAEALNGADIVVDVANAPVWEDKAVLEFFETSGRNLLAAEAAAGVRHHVALSIVGSERLPDNGYFRAKVAQENLIKASGLPYTILRATQFFEFVGGIAQLSTVGEEIRVSPALFQPIASDDVVAALTEVTLAAPVNGTVEVAGPEAIPLDEVVRRFLKATEDTRKVVPDVHARYFGAIIDDQSLTPGQNPRLGSIRFDDWLAQSKAQ from the coding sequence ATGAAGATCGTCGTCATCGGAGGCACCGGCCTCATCGGATCGAAGCTTGTGAAGACCCTCAAGGAGCGTGGCCATGAAGCGCTCGCCGCCTCCCCCAACACGGGCGTCAACACCATCACCCGCGAGGGGCTGGCCGAAGCGCTCAATGGCGCCGACATCGTCGTCGACGTGGCCAATGCGCCGGTATGGGAAGACAAGGCAGTGCTTGAGTTCTTCGAAACGTCGGGCCGTAACCTGCTGGCCGCGGAAGCTGCCGCCGGCGTGCGCCATCACGTTGCCCTGTCGATCGTCGGTAGCGAACGGCTTCCCGACAACGGCTATTTCCGGGCGAAGGTCGCGCAGGAAAATCTGATCAAGGCATCCGGCCTTCCCTACACCATCCTGCGCGCCACGCAGTTCTTCGAATTTGTCGGCGGCATTGCCCAGTTGAGCACCGTCGGCGAGGAGATCCGCGTGTCGCCGGCGCTGTTCCAGCCGATCGCGTCCGACGACGTGGTGGCGGCACTCACCGAAGTCACGCTCGCAGCCCCGGTCAACGGCACTGTCGAAGTCGCCGGTCCGGAGGCGATCCCGCTCGACGAGGTGGTCAGGCGCTTCCTCAAGGCAACTGAGGACACGCGCAAGGTCGTGCCCGACGTCCACGCGCGCTACTTCGGCGCCATCATCGACGATCAATCGCTGACACCCGGCCAGAACCCGCGCCTCGGATCGATCCGCTTCGACGACTGGCTCGCCCAGTCGAAGGCTCAGTAA
- a CDS encoding bifunctional alpha/beta hydrolase/OsmC family protein gives MAFNTQRLQFPGHSGATLAARLDLPNGPLRAYALFAHCFTCSKDLAAARRVAAELAREGVAVLRFDFTGLGSSQGEFASTNFSSNVADLLSAADHLRQHYEAPSLLIGHSLGGAAVLAVAGSIPEVRAVATIGAPADVGHVLKNFGASLEEIETSGAAEVDLAGRKFLIRKQFVEDARTQRIKDAVAALKKPLLVLHAPLDQTVGIENATEIFLAAKHPKSFVSLDKADHLLNDPEDAAFAGRIISGWLTRYLAADTPQGTGPIEHVRVTETGEGKFQNAVQAGGHRLFADEPENVGGLDSGPSPYDFLSIALGACTSMTLRLYAGHKGLAIGRIGVDVSHAKIHARDCEECTESERSGGARIDHFERVISIDGEGSEELRDKIVEIAGKCPVHRTLEAVAKIKTVVKS, from the coding sequence ATGGCTTTCAACACGCAAAGGCTCCAATTTCCCGGTCATTCCGGCGCCACGCTTGCCGCCCGCCTCGATCTGCCCAACGGGCCATTGCGCGCCTATGCGCTTTTTGCCCATTGCTTCACCTGTTCCAAGGATTTGGCGGCAGCGCGCCGCGTTGCGGCCGAGCTTGCGCGCGAAGGCGTCGCCGTCCTGCGCTTCGATTTTACGGGGCTCGGATCGAGCCAAGGCGAATTCGCCTCGACGAATTTCTCCTCGAACGTCGCCGACCTGCTTTCGGCCGCCGACCATCTCCGTCAACACTACGAGGCGCCGTCATTGCTGATCGGCCACTCGCTGGGCGGCGCAGCGGTGCTCGCCGTCGCCGGCAGCATTCCCGAAGTGCGCGCCGTCGCCACGATCGGTGCGCCGGCCGATGTCGGCCACGTGTTGAAGAATTTCGGAGCGAGCCTCGAGGAAATCGAGACAAGCGGCGCGGCGGAAGTCGATCTTGCCGGGCGCAAGTTCCTTATTCGAAAGCAATTTGTCGAGGACGCGCGCACGCAGCGCATCAAGGACGCTGTTGCCGCATTGAAAAAGCCGCTCCTCGTCCTCCACGCGCCGCTGGACCAGACGGTCGGAATCGAGAACGCCACCGAAATCTTCCTCGCGGCCAAACATCCCAAAAGCTTCGTTTCGCTGGACAAGGCCGACCACCTGCTCAACGACCCTGAAGACGCAGCCTTCGCCGGCCGGATCATTTCGGGTTGGCTGACGCGCTATCTCGCCGCCGACACGCCACAGGGCACGGGGCCGATCGAACATGTCCGCGTGACGGAGACGGGCGAAGGCAAGTTTCAGAACGCGGTTCAGGCCGGCGGCCATCGGCTTTTCGCCGACGAACCCGAAAACGTGGGCGGGCTCGATTCCGGACCTTCACCTTATGATTTCCTGTCGATCGCGCTTGGCGCCTGCACCTCGATGACGCTGCGCCTCTATGCCGGTCACAAGGGGCTTGCGATCGGCCGCATCGGCGTCGACGTCTCGCATGCCAAGATCCATGCCAGGGACTGCGAGGAGTGCACCGAATCGGAACGCAGCGGCGGCGCCAGGATCGACCATTTCGAGCGCGTCATTTCCATCGACGGCGAGGGCTCGGAGGAGCTTCGCGACAAGATCGTCGAAATTGCCGGCAAGTGCCCGGTGCATCGCACGCTCGAAGCTGTGGCGAAGATAAAGACCGTCGTGAAATCATAA
- a CDS encoding YkvA family protein produces MKWVDRARQWAKGIKRDVFVLWLAAHDRRVPWYAKLAAGAVAAYALSPVDLIPDFIPVLGYLDDLVIVPLGIIAVIRLIPDDVLAHLRIEAAKRTERPVSWGGLIAIVAIWVLLAALIVWMAIGGTAAR; encoded by the coding sequence ATGAAGTGGGTTGACCGGGCGAGGCAATGGGCAAAAGGCATCAAGCGGGACGTCTTCGTCCTGTGGCTGGCGGCGCATGACCGGCGCGTTCCGTGGTATGCGAAGCTCGCTGCCGGCGCGGTCGCGGCCTATGCCCTGTCGCCGGTCGACCTGATCCCCGACTTCATTCCCGTCCTCGGATATCTCGATGACCTCGTCATTGTCCCGCTCGGCATCATTGCCGTCATCAGGCTGATCCCGGATGATGTTCTGGCGCATTTGCGCATCGAGGCAGCGAAGCGCACCGAGCGCCCCGTCAGTTGGGGCGGGCTGATCGCGATCGTCGCGATATGGGTGCTGCTCGCGGCTCTCATCGTCTGGATGGCGATCGGCGGGACGGCAGCCCGCTGA